Part of the Geminocystis sp. M7585_C2015_104 genome, GTTCAATAACGCGATTACCCCTGCGGACTTCCCTAGTGCGACGATTGAGGGTGAGATCCAAAAAACGTAACTCGTCTGGATCTTTTTGTGTTTCCGGGGGGGAATAAACCCCTATACGGGAGATTAATTCAGGTATATTAACCGGCTTGAGGATGTAGTCGTCGGCCCCGGCATCTAAAACCTCTATCCTGTCCTCCAATTCGTCCGCCTTTTTTAGGAGAATAATAGGGGTGCGGAGGCCCAAAGTCCTAAGCCTTTTACAGGTAAGGAGGCCAGAGGCATTGGGCATATCCCCGTCGATAAGAATTACCTGGAAAGAATCATCCTGTGCCAGTTTTTGTCCGGTTTTATCGTCAGTGGCTATCACAACCTCATAACCGTGGTACTGTAGGTCTAATTCCAGGCATTTGGCCAGTTTTTGCTCCTGTGCTATTAATAGAATCCTCATGGCTACTCCCTCCCCTATTCTCATATTATCATCCTTTTGCGCCCGGGGCACAAGTTGGAACTATTTGCACTAAAAAATGGTCAGAAGGGGTGCAACTGTGGTTAAATCTACATAGAATGAATTTATGCTCTTGTCTATATCCCTATCTTGGTCTAGTCTAGCCATCCCTATTTCCCCAAGAGTGAGAGTAGAACAACTGTCCAACACGGATTTAATCCTATTGTGTCAGGAGGGGAAACAGCCTGATAGGGTGGCCTTTACGGAATTGTTAAGACGGTATCAGGGCTATGTGGACAAAATCCTTTATAATCTAGCACCAGACTGGCCAGATAGGGGCGATTTGGCACAAGAGGTTTGGCTTAGGGTGTATAAGAAAATCCACTCTCTTCAAGATCCTACCAAGTTTAAAAGTTGGCTTGGCCGGTTGGTTACCAACCTGTTTTATGATCAACTACGAAAACGGAAAAAGTATAGCGAATCTCTTTCCCTGGATTCCCCCATAACGGAGGATGATGAAGAATATCAGTGGGATTTGCCCTCCCAGTTGCCCAACCCGGAAGAAGCCCTTTCTACGGCGGAGTTTTATGAACACTTACAAAGGGCCATTGCCAATTTACCCGAAACATTTAGAGTTACCATTGTTTTGA contains:
- a CDS encoding sigma-70 family RNA polymerase sigma factor produces the protein MLLSISLSWSSLAIPISPRVRVEQLSNTDLILLCQEGKQPDRVAFTELLRRYQGYVDKILYNLAPDWPDRGDLAQEVWLRVYKKIHSLQDPTKFKSWLGRLVTNLFYDQLRKRKKYSESLSLDSPITEDDEEYQWDLPSQLPNPEEALSTAEFYEHLQRAIANLPETFRVTIVLREIQGLSYEEIAEITQVSLGTVKSRIARARHRLQSLLKPYLDSR
- a CDS encoding response regulator transcription factor; this encodes MRIGEGVAMRILLIAQEQKLAKCLELDLQYHGYEVVIATDDKTGQKLAQDDSFQVILIDGDMPNASGLLTCKRLRTLGLRTPIILLKKADELEDRIEVLDAGADDYILKPVNIPELISRIGVYSPPETQKDPDELRFLDLTLNRRTREVRRGNRVIELTATEYELLEFLLSHPRQVLTREQILEKVWGYDFSGDSNIIEVYIRYLRLKLESNKEKRIIQTVRGVGYVLKE